From a region of the Gemmatimonadaceae bacterium genome:
- a CDS encoding enoyl-CoA hydratase/isomerase family protein, whose translation MSYQFLLFDVADRLATITVNRPDKLNALNDATIAELGRAIDEAIARTDVAGILLTGAGRAFVAGADISELESQSPLEAQRRARAGQVIFRRFETSPKPTVAALNGFTLGGGCELAMACHLRIASEKAKLGQPEVKLGIVPGYGGTQRLPRLVGRGAALKLLLTGEMIDAAEAYRLGLVDQVTAPEALLDTARALLQTMIANAPLALAGCIEALDRGLDTDLDAGCTIESDFFGLLSSTADMKEGMRAFLEKRAPTFTGR comes from the coding sequence ATGTCCTACCAGTTCCTGCTCTTTGATGTCGCCGATCGTCTTGCCACGATCACGGTGAACCGCCCCGACAAGCTGAACGCGCTCAACGATGCGACGATCGCCGAACTCGGGCGCGCCATCGACGAGGCCATCGCCCGTACCGATGTCGCCGGCATTCTGCTGACGGGCGCCGGCCGGGCGTTTGTGGCCGGGGCGGACATTTCGGAGCTCGAGTCGCAGTCGCCGCTCGAGGCGCAGCGTCGTGCGCGGGCTGGCCAGGTGATCTTCCGGCGTTTCGAAACGAGCCCCAAGCCCACCGTCGCCGCGCTGAATGGCTTCACGCTGGGTGGCGGCTGTGAACTGGCGATGGCGTGTCACTTGCGCATCGCCAGTGAGAAGGCCAAGCTCGGCCAGCCGGAGGTGAAGCTGGGGATCGTGCCGGGCTACGGCGGGACGCAGCGCCTGCCGCGCCTCGTGGGGCGCGGGGCGGCACTCAAGCTGCTGCTCACCGGCGAGATGATCGATGCGGCCGAAGCGTATCGGCTGGGGCTGGTGGATCAGGTGACGGCGCCGGAGGCGTTGCTCGACACGGCGCGGGCGCTGTTGCAGACCATGATTGCCAACGCACCGCTGGCGCTCGCCGGATGCATCGAAGCACTCGACCGCGGGCTCGATACCGACCTCGACGCGGGGTGCACGATCGAGTCCGATTTCTTCGGCTTGCTGTCGTCCACGGCGGACATGAAGGAAGGGATGCGCGCGTTCCTGGAGAAGCGCGCCCCGACGTTCACCGGCCGCTGA
- the mtnA gene encoding S-methyl-5-thioribose-1-phosphate isomerase produces MLPVPAVGWSPDQRALRILDQRRLPSEEVVRDLVALEETIDAIVTLAIRGAPAIGVGAAIGLTVALTRDSDGDGARARALLEGYAERLIAARPTAVNLAWAVRRLVAHAAAHPDTALLTALALEAEAIRAEDAAMCAAIGAHGLAIVPDGAQVLTHCNAGALATAGTGTALAPVYAAKAAGRSVHVYADETRPLRQGARLTAWELSRAGIPVQVLPDGAAASLLASGAVDLVIVGADRIAANGDVANKVGTYGVALAAHAHHVPFYVAAPWSTIDPATPTGSAIVIEHRASAELGELPAGAGVWNPAFDVTPRALVTGYLTDRGFVTPPFTDMRTPS; encoded by the coding sequence GTGCTTCCGGTTCCTGCCGTCGGGTGGTCCCCCGACCAGCGCGCCCTGCGCATCCTTGACCAGCGCCGCCTCCCCTCGGAGGAGGTGGTGCGCGATTTGGTGGCGCTCGAGGAGACCATCGACGCCATCGTCACCCTCGCCATTCGCGGCGCGCCGGCCATTGGGGTGGGCGCCGCCATCGGCCTCACGGTGGCGCTCACCCGCGACAGTGACGGCGATGGCGCCCGGGCGCGGGCACTGCTGGAGGGCTACGCCGAGCGGCTGATCGCGGCCCGCCCGACGGCGGTGAATCTCGCCTGGGCGGTGCGTCGGCTGGTGGCGCACGCGGCGGCGCACCCCGACACCGCGTTGCTTACCGCGCTGGCCCTGGAAGCCGAGGCGATCCGCGCCGAGGATGCGGCCATGTGTGCCGCGATCGGTGCCCACGGGCTGGCCATCGTCCCCGACGGCGCGCAGGTGCTGACGCACTGCAATGCCGGCGCGCTCGCTACGGCGGGCACCGGTACCGCCCTCGCGCCCGTGTACGCCGCCAAGGCTGCCGGCCGATCGGTGCATGTCTACGCCGACGAAACGCGCCCGTTGCGGCAGGGGGCACGCCTCACGGCGTGGGAGCTGAGCCGGGCCGGCATTCCCGTGCAGGTCCTGCCGGATGGCGCGGCGGCCTCGCTGCTCGCCTCCGGCGCAGTGGATCTGGTCATCGTCGGTGCCGACCGTATCGCCGCGAATGGCGATGTCGCCAACAAGGTGGGGACATACGGCGTCGCCCTCGCGGCGCACGCGCATCACGTCCCCTTCTATGTGGCGGCGCCCTGGAGCACGATCGATCCGGCCACGCCCACCGGCAGCGCCATCGTCATCGAGCATCGCGCGAGCGCCGAGCTCGGCGAACTCCCCGCTGGTGCGGGGGTCTGGAATCCCGCCTTCGACGTCACCCCCCGCGCGCTCGTGACCGGCTATCTCACCGATCGCGGCTTCGTCACGCCTCCCTTCACCGACATGCGGACCCCGTCATGA
- the glpK gene encoding glycerol kinase GlpK: MTCVLAIDQGTTGTTCLVIARDGAVIGRAYREITQHYPQPGWVEHNAHEILERSLDAAREAMAHAKAATGDVPSAIGITNQRETIVLWERATGRAVHHAIVWQDRRTAARCAELAPHAAMIAARTGLVTDPYFSGTKLEWLLAQGDHRARAERGELCAGTIDSWLIWHLTGGQAHVTDHTNASRTMLYDLDTRAWSPELCALFGIPMEVLPRIVASSGECGRSTAATLGSTIPITGIAGDQQAALFGQGGWAPGAGKNTYGTGAFLLLNTGAQRPAPGGGLLTTIACDEQGAPVFALEASIFIAGAAVQWLRDGLGLIHASAETEALARSVASNDGVYFVPALVGLGAPDWEPNARGTIVGLTRGTTRAHLARAALEAMAYATRDVLGDMRSHGGVAFERLRVDGGASANDWLMQFQSDVLGVPVERPDLVETTALGAAGLAGLAVGVWANGAEFQASRHFARFAPTASGAAAATASYGGWRRAVRAALSWARDTDTA, from the coding sequence ATGACCTGCGTCCTCGCCATCGATCAGGGTACCACCGGCACCACGTGCCTCGTCATCGCGCGCGACGGCGCCGTCATTGGCCGGGCCTATCGCGAGATCACGCAGCATTACCCGCAGCCGGGGTGGGTGGAGCACAACGCGCACGAGATTCTCGAACGCTCGCTCGACGCCGCGCGCGAGGCCATGGCGCACGCCAAGGCAGCGACCGGCGACGTGCCGTCGGCCATCGGCATCACGAATCAGCGCGAAACGATCGTGCTCTGGGAACGCGCGACCGGCCGTGCGGTGCATCACGCCATCGTATGGCAGGATCGCCGGACCGCCGCGCGCTGCGCCGAGCTCGCGCCCCACGCCGCGATGATCGCCGCGCGCACGGGGTTGGTGACCGATCCGTACTTCAGCGGCACGAAGCTCGAGTGGTTGCTGGCGCAGGGCGATCATCGCGCGCGTGCGGAACGCGGCGAACTGTGTGCGGGCACGATCGACAGCTGGCTCATCTGGCATCTCACCGGCGGGCAGGCGCACGTCACCGATCACACGAATGCCTCGCGGACGATGCTGTACGATCTCGATACCCGCGCGTGGTCACCGGAGCTGTGCGCGCTGTTCGGGATCCCCATGGAAGTGCTGCCGCGGATCGTGGCGTCGAGTGGCGAATGCGGGCGCTCCACGGCGGCAACGCTGGGTTCGACGATCCCCATCACCGGGATCGCCGGTGATCAGCAGGCGGCGCTGTTCGGACAGGGGGGATGGGCGCCCGGGGCGGGGAAGAACACCTATGGCACCGGGGCGTTTCTGCTGCTGAACACGGGCGCGCAGCGGCCCGCGCCCGGCGGCGGATTGCTCACCACGATCGCCTGCGATGAGCAGGGGGCGCCCGTCTTCGCGCTCGAGGCATCGATCTTCATTGCCGGGGCGGCTGTGCAATGGCTCCGCGATGGCTTGGGGCTCATTCACGCGAGCGCCGAAACCGAAGCGCTCGCGCGCTCGGTCGCGTCGAACGACGGGGTGTACTTCGTGCCCGCACTGGTGGGTCTGGGCGCGCCCGACTGGGAACCGAACGCCCGTGGCACCATCGTGGGGCTGACGCGGGGCACGACGCGGGCGCATCTGGCCCGCGCCGCCCTCGAAGCGATGGCCTACGCCACCCGCGATGTGCTCGGTGACATGCGCTCGCATGGCGGGGTGGCGTTCGAGCGGTTGCGCGTCGATGGTGGTGCGTCGGCCAACGACTGGCTCATGCAGTTCCAGAGCGACGTGCTTGGCGTGCCCGTGGAACGTCCCGATCTCGTCGAGACAACGGCGCTGGGGGCGGCGGGGCTCGCTGGATTGGCCGTCGGCGTCTGGGCGAACGGCGCGGAATTTCAGGCGAGTCGCCACTTCGCGCGTTTTGCGCCAACGGCGTCGGGTGCCGCGGCGGCGACGGCAAGCTACGGCGGATGGCGCCGTGCCGTGCGCGCCGCGCTGAGTTGGGCCCGCGACACCGATACCGCATGA
- the ccsA gene encoding cytochrome c biogenesis protein CcsA — translation MMAVGAAALWFALLMMVASAALLVVGPRRAGPAGLVGYVAGAGASVLAVLALGQALVQHDFTLRYVAQFTSLMLDTQPAITALWAGQAGMLLLFTALVGVCGAAAVALHRGRPLLPIGTATVAAVSVAGLAALCFGVSPFARLASAPQEGRGLDPQLLHQAMLWQPPLMLLGLALTSVPFGFTVAHWFRSASPPVDADAEAEHEVWRGLVQRWVLVAWSALTIAITIGCWWAQQQLGWFGYFFTWEPYASAPVLPWVALSALLFLLVSGADRVRAAVWLAALVAFTFLLAVFAVVRARSGIAASIRAVAASPSLFVLVLTGAGLVLLALTGWLASRQGTATRAASRAGVGGLLTLVGVAVTAVALIATPWRRELTTGLDIGQVAEVRDPFGAAWRFTSQGLSSYQEPAYTVVAVALNATRNGRRIGLLNSQQRQYFDAQDNEIFEPVTRVGSRHLPHETVTLAFLGPIDRTSAAVRVSFVPLVNALWMGVALTVLGVVLAAWPLVPLPAPVSSRSAPRLRPLLTPLPPSPDGVRAFCTACGARLVTVDARFCAECGEPVG, via the coding sequence ATGATGGCGGTGGGCGCTGCAGCGCTCTGGTTTGCGCTGTTGATGATGGTGGCCTCGGCCGCGCTGCTCGTGGTGGGGCCGCGGCGGGCGGGACCGGCAGGGTTGGTGGGCTATGTGGCCGGCGCCGGTGCCTCGGTGCTGGCGGTGCTGGCGCTGGGGCAGGCACTGGTGCAGCACGACTTCACGCTGCGCTACGTGGCGCAGTTCACGAGTCTGATGCTCGATACCCAACCCGCTATCACCGCGCTCTGGGCCGGGCAGGCGGGGATGCTGCTGCTCTTCACTGCGCTCGTTGGCGTGTGCGGCGCCGCGGCGGTGGCGCTGCATCGCGGACGCCCGCTGCTTCCGATCGGCACCGCGACGGTGGCGGCGGTGAGTGTGGCCGGCCTCGCGGCCCTCTGTTTCGGTGTGTCGCCCTTCGCGCGGTTGGCGTCGGCGCCGCAGGAAGGTCGCGGGCTCGATCCGCAGCTGCTGCATCAGGCCATGCTGTGGCAGCCCCCGCTCATGCTGCTCGGCCTCGCCCTCACGAGCGTGCCGTTCGGATTCACCGTGGCGCACTGGTTTCGTTCCGCCTCGCCGCCGGTGGACGCTGACGCGGAGGCGGAACACGAGGTGTGGCGCGGCCTGGTGCAGCGCTGGGTGCTGGTCGCGTGGAGTGCGCTCACGATCGCCATCACGATCGGGTGTTGGTGGGCGCAGCAGCAACTCGGCTGGTTCGGCTACTTCTTCACCTGGGAGCCGTACGCGAGTGCGCCGGTGCTCCCGTGGGTGGCGTTGTCGGCGCTGTTGTTTCTGCTGGTGAGTGGTGCCGATCGTGTACGCGCCGCGGTGTGGTTGGCCGCATTGGTGGCGTTCACGTTTCTGCTGGCGGTGTTTGCGGTCGTGCGGGCGCGCAGTGGCATTGCCGCGAGCATCCGTGCCGTGGCGGCGTCGCCGTCGCTGTTCGTTCTCGTGCTCACCGGCGCTGGGCTGGTGCTGCTGGCGCTCACGGGCTGGCTGGCGTCTCGGCAGGGGACGGCGACGCGAGCCGCCTCGCGCGCCGGCGTTGGCGGCCTGCTGACGTTGGTCGGCGTGGCGGTGACCGCGGTGGCGCTCATCGCCACGCCATGGCGGCGCGAACTCACCACGGGGCTCGACATCGGGCAGGTGGCCGAGGTGCGTGACCCATTCGGTGCGGCGTGGCGCTTTACCAGCCAGGGGCTGTCGTCGTATCAGGAGCCGGCCTACACCGTGGTCGCGGTGGCGCTCAACGCCACGCGCAACGGGCGGCGCATCGGTTTGCTCAACAGTCAGCAGCGGCAGTACTTCGATGCGCAGGACAATGAGATCTTCGAGCCGGTCACGCGCGTGGGCTCACGCCACTTGCCGCACGAGACAGTCACGCTGGCGTTTCTGGGGCCCATCGATCGGACCAGTGCGGCGGTGCGCGTCAGTTTTGTGCCGCTGGTGAATGCGCTCTGGATGGGTGTCGCGCTCACCGTGCTCGGCGTGGTGCTGGCGGCGTGGCCGCTGGTGCCGCTTCCCGCGCCCGTGTCATCGCGGTCCGCGCCCCGGCTCAGGCCGCTGCTCACGCCGCTGCCGCCTTCGCCCGATGGGGTGCGCGCCTTTTGCACCGCGTGTGGCGCACGACTCGTCACCGTGGACGCGCGGTTCTGTGCGGAGTGTGGTGAACCGGTGGGCTAG
- a CDS encoding A/G-specific adenine glycosylase: MSPRTPSPPPTLDPTRASAFRRKLHAWFRRHSRDLPWRKTRDPYRILISELMLQQTQVSRVLDFYRRFLDRFPDLETLAQSRPKRVMEAWAGLGYYARARNLHALARHVTDTRDGVIPSEPEELRALPGVGAYTAGAVASFAYEKRAALVDTNVARVLHRVFVPEIAPKSGKGLKVLWQLAEQLLPRTGKLTWTHNQALMELGALVCSARAPKCRQCPVKTVCASYPLDGD, translated from the coding sequence ATGTCGCCGCGAACGCCCTCTCCGCCACCCACGCTCGACCCGACGCGCGCCTCGGCCTTTCGCCGCAAGCTGCACGCGTGGTTCCGCCGCCACTCGCGCGATCTGCCGTGGCGCAAGACGCGCGATCCGTACCGCATCCTGATCTCGGAGCTGATGCTCCAGCAGACGCAGGTCTCGCGCGTGCTCGATTTCTACCGGCGCTTTCTCGATCGCTTCCCGGACCTGGAGACGCTCGCGCAGTCCCGCCCCAAGCGCGTGATGGAGGCGTGGGCCGGGCTCGGGTACTACGCACGGGCGCGCAACCTGCACGCCCTCGCGCGGCATGTCACCGACACACGCGACGGGGTCATTCCGAGTGAGCCGGAGGAGCTGCGCGCGCTACCCGGGGTCGGTGCCTACACCGCGGGCGCGGTGGCGAGCTTCGCCTACGAAAAGCGCGCGGCGCTGGTGGATACCAACGTCGCGCGCGTGCTGCACCGCGTCTTCGTGCCGGAGATCGCGCCCAAGAGCGGCAAGGGGCTCAAGGTCTTGTGGCAACTGGCGGAGCAGCTGCTCCCCCGCACCGGGAAACTGACCTGGACGCACAATCAGGCGCTGATGGAACTGGGCGCGCTCGTCTGCTCCGCGCGCGCGCCCAAGTGCCGTCAGTGTCCGGTGAAGACCGTGTGTGCGAGCTACCCCCTCGACGGCGACTAG
- a CDS encoding ABC transporter ATP-binding protein, which produces MIDIASLTKRYGTFTAVRSLDLVVPAGELFGFLGPNGAGKTTTMRMIAGILQPTAGSIRIAGHDLLVDPQRAKKALGFIPDRPFIYEKLTGIEFLRFSAGLYGEAGPEVERRAHELLALFDLDPWRDELVESYSHGMRQKLIIASAFVHRPAVIVVDEPMVGLDPKSAKILKDLFREYTRRGHTVMMSTHTLEIAEGMCDRIGIMQRGELVACGTMDEIRATTGTDEDLEQIFLRLTGDQVARELVEVLDA; this is translated from the coding sequence ATGATTGACATCGCCTCGCTTACGAAGCGATACGGCACGTTCACGGCCGTACGCTCCCTCGATCTGGTGGTGCCCGCCGGCGAACTGTTCGGCTTTCTGGGCCCCAACGGCGCCGGCAAGACCACGACCATGCGGATGATTGCCGGCATCCTGCAGCCGACAGCCGGATCGATCCGCATCGCGGGGCATGACCTGCTGGTCGACCCGCAACGCGCCAAGAAGGCGCTCGGTTTCATTCCCGACCGGCCGTTCATCTACGAAAAGCTGACCGGCATCGAGTTTCTGCGCTTCAGCGCCGGGCTCTATGGCGAGGCGGGACCAGAGGTCGAGCGACGCGCGCACGAATTGCTGGCGCTCTTTGATCTCGATCCGTGGCGCGACGAACTGGTGGAGAGCTACAGCCACGGCATGCGGCAGAAACTGATCATTGCCAGCGCGTTCGTGCACCGCCCGGCCGTGATCGTGGTGGACGAGCCGATGGTGGGGCTCGACCCCAAGTCCGCCAAGATTCTCAAGGACCTGTTCCGCGAGTACACGCGGCGTGGACATACCGTCATGATGTCCACGCACACGCTGGAGATCGCCGAAGGAATGTGCGACCGCATCGGCATCATGCAGCGCGGCGAACTGGTCGCCTGCGGCACCATGGATGAGATCCGTGCCACCACCGGCACTGACGAGGATCTGGAGCAGATTTTCCTCCGCCTGACGGGCGATCAGGTGGCGCGTGAACTCGTCGAGGTCCTCGATGCCTGA
- the uvrA gene encoding excinuclease ABC subunit UvrA, which yields MTPSDALVVRGAREHNLRNVSVTIPRDKLTVITGLSGSGKSSLAFDTIYAEGQRRYVESLSAYARQFLGLMEKPDVDAIDGLSPAISIEQKSAGHNPRSTVGTVTEIYDYLRLLYARAGTPHCPNCGRAVQRQSPAQIAEQVLAWPEGTRIEIRSPLVQERKGEFRELFEGARKQGFVRAVVDGELIELANPPKLNRRLNHSISVIVDRLVVRADDRGRITDSVETALRLAEGLAEIVRHDGASPTTEMFSERYGCPNCGISMPELEPRHFSFNSPFGACETCSGLGTTRSVSEELVLGDPSISILEGVVLPWGEPDGYLRKVILPGLAKQLGFDLNTAWGKLPAKVRQQLLYGVGDAAPRARTGVKKAVKGAKTAAKTSAKAESTWEGIVTHVQRRYDESSSDGVRLELEQYMVAAPCPTCQGRRLRAESLAVTIHGRNVGEVVEQSVVDALAFFEEVPVRSAGHPGLDPGIAGPILKEVRERLRFLVDVGLDYLTLNRSAESLSGGEAQRIRLATQIGSRLVGVLYILDEPSIGLHQRDNGRLLSTLKQLRDLGNTVIVVEHDEETIREADHLIDLGPGAGKHGGEVIAAGTVKQVMNTAASITGQYLKGKRRIDVPVRRRPKDASRMITVAGAREHNLKDVTAEFPLGLFVAVTGVSGSGKSTLVTDILQKALSRHFYRARVLPGAHARITGLDHLDKIIDIDQSPIGRTPRSNPATYTGVFTPVRELFAELPESKIRGYGPGRFSFNVKGGRCEACQGDGLVKIEMHFLPDVFVPCDVCKGKRFNRETLEVRFRGLSIAEVLDLTVEDACGVFENQPRIVQKLETLRDVGLGYIHLGQSATTLSGGEAQRVKLATELAKRDTGRTLYILDEPTTGLHFEDVRVLLDVLHKLVDRGNTVLVIEHNLDVIKTADWIVDLGPEGGVRGGTIVAQGTPEEVARVKESHTGRYLLPMLA from the coding sequence ATTACGCCGTCCGATGCCCTCGTCGTCCGGGGCGCCCGCGAGCACAATCTGCGCAACGTCAGTGTCACCATTCCCCGTGACAAGCTGACGGTCATCACCGGGCTCTCCGGCTCCGGCAAGTCCTCGCTGGCCTTCGACACGATCTACGCCGAAGGGCAGCGCCGCTACGTGGAATCGCTGTCGGCCTACGCGCGGCAGTTCCTCGGCCTCATGGAAAAGCCCGACGTCGACGCCATCGACGGCCTCTCGCCGGCGATTTCCATCGAGCAGAAGTCGGCCGGACACAACCCGCGGTCCACCGTCGGTACGGTGACCGAGATCTACGATTATCTGCGTCTGCTCTACGCGCGCGCCGGTACACCGCATTGCCCGAACTGCGGGCGCGCCGTGCAGCGTCAGAGCCCGGCGCAGATCGCCGAGCAGGTGCTGGCCTGGCCCGAGGGGACGCGCATCGAGATCCGCTCCCCGCTCGTGCAGGAGCGGAAGGGCGAGTTCCGCGAGCTGTTCGAAGGGGCCCGCAAGCAGGGCTTTGTTCGCGCCGTGGTCGATGGCGAGCTCATTGAACTCGCAAACCCGCCCAAGCTCAATCGTCGGCTGAATCACTCCATCTCGGTCATCGTGGACCGCCTCGTGGTCCGAGCCGACGATCGGGGGCGCATCACCGATTCCGTCGAGACGGCGCTGCGTCTGGCCGAGGGGCTCGCCGAGATCGTCCGGCACGATGGGGCGTCGCCCACCACCGAGATGTTTTCGGAGCGGTACGGCTGCCCGAATTGCGGCATCTCCATGCCCGAGCTCGAGCCGCGCCACTTCTCCTTCAATTCGCCCTTCGGCGCCTGCGAGACGTGCAGTGGCCTCGGTACCACCCGCAGCGTGAGCGAAGAGCTGGTGCTCGGTGATCCGAGCATCTCGATCCTCGAAGGCGTCGTCCTCCCGTGGGGTGAGCCCGACGGCTATCTCCGCAAGGTGATTCTGCCGGGGCTCGCCAAGCAGCTGGGCTTTGACTTGAACACCGCGTGGGGCAAGCTGCCGGCCAAGGTGCGCCAGCAGTTGCTCTACGGCGTCGGGGACGCGGCGCCCCGCGCGCGGACGGGAGTGAAGAAGGCCGTGAAGGGCGCCAAGACCGCGGCCAAGACGAGCGCGAAGGCGGAGAGCACGTGGGAAGGGATCGTGACCCATGTGCAGCGCCGCTACGACGAGTCGAGCAGTGATGGAGTCCGGCTCGAGCTCGAGCAGTACATGGTCGCGGCCCCCTGTCCCACCTGTCAGGGGCGCCGTCTGCGCGCCGAATCGCTCGCGGTCACGATTCACGGGCGCAACGTTGGCGAAGTGGTCGAGCAGAGCGTCGTCGATGCGCTCGCCTTCTTCGAGGAGGTACCGGTGCGCAGCGCCGGTCACCCGGGGCTCGATCCCGGCATCGCCGGACCGATTCTCAAGGAAGTGCGCGAGCGGCTGCGCTTCCTGGTGGATGTCGGGCTCGACTATCTCACGCTCAATCGCAGCGCCGAATCGCTGTCGGGTGGCGAAGCGCAGCGTATTCGGCTGGCCACCCAGATCGGTTCACGACTCGTTGGCGTGCTCTACATCCTCGATGAACCGAGCATCGGGCTGCACCAGCGTGACAACGGGCGGCTGCTCTCCACGCTCAAGCAGCTGCGCGATCTCGGCAATACGGTGATCGTGGTCGAGCACGATGAAGAAACGATTCGTGAGGCCGATCACCTCATCGACCTTGGACCGGGCGCCGGCAAGCACGGCGGTGAGGTCATCGCCGCCGGCACGGTGAAGCAGGTGATGAACACCGCGGCGTCCATCACCGGACAGTATCTCAAGGGCAAGCGCCGGATCGATGTCCCCGTGCGCCGCCGCCCCAAGGATGCGTCGCGCATGATCACGGTGGCAGGCGCCCGCGAACACAACCTCAAGGACGTCACGGCGGAGTTCCCGCTGGGGCTGTTCGTGGCCGTCACGGGCGTGTCGGGCTCGGGCAAGAGCACGCTGGTCACCGATATTCTGCAGAAGGCGCTGTCGCGGCACTTCTATCGGGCGCGGGTGCTGCCGGGGGCGCATGCGCGCATCACCGGCCTCGACCATCTCGACAAGATCATCGACATCGACCAGAGTCCCATCGGGCGCACCCCGCGCTCCAACCCGGCGACGTATACCGGCGTGTTCACGCCGGTGCGCGAACTGTTCGCCGAACTGCCGGAGTCCAAGATCCGAGGCTATGGGCCGGGCCGTTTCTCCTTCAACGTGAAGGGTGGCCGGTGTGAGGCGTGTCAGGGCGATGGGCTGGTGAAGATCGAGATGCACTTCCTCCCCGACGTGTTCGTGCCGTGCGACGTCTGCAAGGGGAAGCGCTTCAATCGCGAAACGCTCGAGGTGCGATTCCGCGGCCTCAGCATTGCCGAAGTGCTCGACCTCACTGTGGAAGATGCCTGCGGTGTGTTCGAGAACCAGCCGCGCATTGTGCAGAAGCTGGAGACGCTGCGCGACGTTGGGCTCGGCTACATCCATCTCGGGCAGAGCGCCACCACGCTCAGCGGGGGCGAGGCGCAGCGCGTGAAGCTCGCCACCGAGCTGGCCAAGCGCGACACGGGTCGCACCCTCTACATCCTCGATGAGCCCACCACCGGGCTGCACTTCGAAGATGTGCGTGTGCTGCTCGACGTACTGCACAAGCTCGTCGATCGCGGCAACACTGTGCTCGTCATTGAGCACAATCTCGATGTGATCAAGACGGCCGACTGGATCGTGGATCTCGGTCCCGAAGGGGGCGTGCGCGGCGGCACCATCGTCGCGCAGGGGACGCCGGAAGAGGTCGCTCGCGTGAAGGAGAGTCATACGGGGCGCTATCTGCTGCCAATGCTCGCCTGA
- the sdaAB gene encoding L-serine ammonia-lyase, iron-sulfur-dependent subunit beta: MVSLLDIIGPVMVGPSSSHTAGACRLGLLARCLVGGTPDRALIELHGSFARTGEGHGTDKAIVGGLMGFRPDDERLRTALDIMEREGLQYRFEKTTIDEESHPNTVRITLERGDRKSQMVGASLGAGRVVVQEIDGYPVEVTGNLHTIVLIAQDVKGSVARIAGLLADADLNIATLKLTRKERGGDAFMVIEVDHEPGESVRDAIRALPWVTWAFRLDKVSA; the protein is encoded by the coding sequence ATGGTCTCTCTCCTCGACATCATTGGCCCGGTCATGGTCGGGCCGAGTTCGAGCCACACCGCCGGCGCGTGCCGCCTTGGCCTCCTGGCCCGTTGCTTGGTCGGTGGAACGCCCGACCGCGCCCTCATTGAGCTGCACGGCTCCTTTGCGCGCACGGGCGAGGGACACGGCACCGACAAGGCGATCGTTGGCGGCCTTATGGGCTTTCGCCCCGACGACGAACGTCTGCGCACCGCGCTGGACATCATGGAGCGCGAGGGGCTGCAGTACCGCTTCGAAAAGACCACGATCGACGAAGAGTCGCACCCCAATACGGTGCGCATCACGCTCGAGCGCGGGGACCGCAAGTCACAGATGGTGGGGGCGTCCCTTGGGGCCGGCCGCGTGGTGGTGCAGGAGATCGATGGCTATCCGGTGGAAGTGACCGGCAATCTCCACACGATCGTGCTCATCGCGCAGGACGTGAAAGGCTCCGTCGCGCGCATTGCCGGTCTGTTGGCCGACGCCGATCTCAACATCGCGACGCTGAAACTCACGCGAAAGGAACGTGGCGGCGATGCGTTCATGGTCATTGAAGTTGATCACGAGCCCGGCGAGAGCGTGCGCGATGCGATCCGCGCGTTGCCGTGGGTCACGTGGGCCTTCCGTCTCGACAAGGTGAGTGCCTGA